The DNA window CGTGTCCGTTGGGCGAGGGAGATGTCACTCCGCCGTGATGGCCGAACACTCCGTCAAGAATCACGTGGATACCTCTTTTGTGGGCTTCTTCAATCAGTTCGCGCAGGTCGGATTCAGTTCCGAAGTGCGGATCGATTTTAAAATAATCGTTTGTGAAATAGCCCGTAGCCTGTAGTTTCTCACCTCCGTCTGCGGTCGAGCTGTCAAAAACGGGTGTCATCCAAAGAGCATTCGCCCCGAGGCTTTTGATATGGTCGAGAGAGTTTATGATACCGCGTAGATTTCCGTTTTTAATCGCATCGTCTGGTCCCCACATGGCAGTGTAGCCCGGCGCTCCGTCGGGGGAGTGTTGGAACGAGGCAACCATTACCTGATAGATTATCAGTTCGCGCGGATCTTTGACCGGTTCTGAGGCATGTCCCCACCGCACACCGAACAGCGATGCCAGCAGGCTTAGAAAAATCAGTTTTAATTTCATTGTCGGATTTCTTAAAATTGGAAAGGTGGTGAAAAGAAATATGTGTAATGATAAAGTGTAATATCTTCTTTATGCGTAAAATTACTTGAAAAATATGAGATATGCAATAAGTGGCGGAAATACGGCCGGGAAATATAAGTCGTTTTTGGATTGTTAAACTTTTTATTCGGTATCGGTGTTCAATATATATGATTTATATCACGATTCAATTATTGAATAATATTTAAAATCACACAATTAATAAATAGTTTAATTTTTTTTATTTGAGAGATTATGGATAAATATGTTTGCACTGTATGCAACTGGGTTTATGATCCAGCAGTAGGTGATCCTGACAATGGCATTGAGCCGGGTGTTGCATTTGCCGACCTTCCTGACGACTGGACATGTCCTGAGTGTGGTGTCGGAAAAGATATGTTCGAGCCGTTGTCGGAATAATCCCCGTTACGGTGTATAAACGACAAAAAAATCAGTCCTTTTCCCGGTTGGGGCATGAGGGCTGATTTTTTGTCGTTTAGCCGTGAAGCAATAACAGGCCGGACTGGTATCCTGACCGAAGGCTCGACGCTACTGTGCGGCTATCTGATGTAATGGGTGATAGTTATCTGATATGTTCACGAACTCGCGCGAGGAAGGCTTTCATGTCATTGCTGTCGCGGCGTTTGATAATGTCGAGAAGTTCAGCCATCTGCTGCTGGATTTTTTCAATCTGCTGCGGAGTGTTGGGATTGAAGAGGATTTCGCTGACAAGGAAATCGTCTTCCGACATGAGCCCGCGTGCAATCTGCATGTGGCGCTTGAAGGTTGTTCCGGGTGCTTCCTGATGTTTCATGACTCCGGCAAAAGCCAGTGTGGCCGCAAACGGAATCGACAGCGAATAGGCTATGGTCTCGTCGTGTTCGGTAAAGGTATATTCGACAATGTTGAGATGAAGACGAGAATACAGGTCGCGGAAAAACACTTTGCCGAGATGGTCGCCTTCGCTGATTATGATGGCGTTTTCATTGCTGAGGTTGCTCAGCGAAGCGAATGTCGGCCCGAACATGGGATGGGTGCTGACGAAGGGATGGCCGCATGTGGCATAAAATTCCGGCAGTCCGGTCTTGACCGATGCTATGTCGCTTATGATACATGAAGGTTTGAGGTAGGGGAGGACGGCCTCAAACGACTGTAGCGTGTATTTTACAGTCGAGGCGTTTATTACCAGCTGAGGTTCAAATTCCTCGATTTCGCTAAGTTCCTTGAATCGGAGGGCATTGAATGTGAATCGAAGCCGCTGGTGGTCGGGATCGTATACGGCTACTTCGTGGTCAAACGAGAGGAGGTCGCAGAAGAAGCTGCCCATTTTGCCTGCTCCGAGAATCAGTATTTTCATCT is part of the Duncaniella dubosii genome and encodes:
- a CDS encoding prephenate dehydrogenase translates to MKILILGAGKMGSFFCDLLSFDHEVAVYDPDHQRLRFTFNALRFKELSEIEEFEPQLVINASTVKYTLQSFEAVLPYLKPSCIISDIASVKTGLPEFYATCGHPFVSTHPMFGPTFASLSNLSNENAIIISEGDHLGKVFFRDLYSRLHLNIVEYTFTEHDETIAYSLSIPFAATLAFAGVMKHQEAPGTTFKRHMQIARGLMSEDDFLVSEILFNPNTPQQIEKIQQQMAELLDIIKRRDSNDMKAFLARVREHIR
- the rd gene encoding rubredoxin; protein product: MDKYVCTVCNWVYDPAVGDPDNGIEPGVAFADLPDDWTCPECGVGKDMFEPLSE